A genomic window from Chitinophaga pollutisoli includes:
- a CDS encoding SH3 domain-containing protein, whose product MVVGIILLGYFSMAAWTHNQSFDSTDAIVMHDAVKAKAAPDDGAKDLFELKEGMKVKILDATSQFGKVQLTDGKTGWVPVNEIRRL is encoded by the coding sequence ATGGTGGTGGGTATCATCCTGCTCGGCTACTTCTCCATGGCCGCGTGGACGCACAATCAATCGTTCGACAGTACCGACGCCATCGTAATGCACGACGCCGTGAAAGCCAAAGCCGCGCCCGACGACGGCGCCAAAGACCTCTTCGAACTGAAGGAAGGCATGAAGGTAAAAATACTTGACGCTACAAGCCAGTTCGGTAAAGTGCAGCTGACCGACGGCAAAACCGGCTGGGTGCCGGTGAACGAGATCAGGCGGTTATAA